One Opitutaceae bacterium DNA window includes the following coding sequences:
- a CDS encoding DUF6599 family protein, whose product MPTSAKRTGFYRVEIGRTEKTIGGIILLLLIGIAVAILFKGRDYDPIRFTGDVEALEFTRAAVSGKAATLRDEGDLRANEISVAGAGLNGNSNREIPVLVQNLVPMGATEFYTVDTLYEKINGRAPAYFEYNFQELRSRSFTLASNESEFVDVYLFRMDSPLNAFGIFSAERDASSPPLDFAADGYKSGTGSFMRLGNVYAQVLASSTDPEIMQAADQLTRGLVAELPEDDSGMEGRALLPRADQVPGSLTYINDNAYGQAVLNAVFEATYRVGDVGLTVFAQKSTDTETAQAKFNALRDFYSSYGTLDPGVQVDGAEVFAAEVFGQWNVIHTQDNAIIGVVNATDREAAVAFVLSLIEDRPEQTGDAEDYPY is encoded by the coding sequence ATGCCGACATCGGCAAAGCGGACGGGGTTCTACCGGGTTGAGATCGGGAGGACCGAGAAAACGATCGGAGGAATCATTCTCCTCCTGCTGATCGGCATTGCCGTTGCCATTCTGTTCAAAGGGCGCGACTACGATCCGATCCGATTCACCGGAGATGTGGAGGCGCTCGAATTCACCCGGGCGGCGGTATCAGGAAAGGCGGCCACCCTTCGGGACGAGGGTGATCTACGGGCCAACGAAATTTCGGTTGCCGGCGCGGGATTGAACGGCAATTCGAATCGCGAAATCCCGGTCCTGGTTCAAAACCTGGTGCCGATGGGTGCCACGGAGTTCTACACGGTGGACACGTTGTATGAGAAGATCAACGGCCGCGCCCCTGCCTACTTCGAATACAATTTCCAGGAACTGCGCAGTCGTTCATTCACCCTGGCGAGCAACGAAAGCGAATTCGTCGATGTCTACCTGTTCCGTATGGATTCGCCCCTGAACGCCTTCGGAATCTTCTCGGCGGAAAGGGACGCCTCAAGTCCTCCCCTGGACTTTGCGGCTGATGGCTACAAGAGCGGAACGGGAAGCTTCATGCGCCTGGGCAATGTCTATGCCCAGGTGTTGGCCTCATCGACCGATCCCGAGATCATGCAGGCGGCCGACCAGCTTACCCGCGGGCTTGTCGCGGAACTTCCCGAAGACGATTCCGGCATGGAAGGCCGGGCCCTGTTGCCAAGGGCAGATCAGGTCCCCGGCAGTCTCACCTACATCAACGACAACGCCTACGGGCAGGCGGTCCTGAACGCCGTTTTCGAGGCCACTTACCGGGTCGGCGACGTGGGCCTGACGGTTTTTGCGCAGAAATCGACCGACACGGAAACGGCGCAGGCCAAATTCAACGCCTTGCGCGATTTCTACAGCAGCTATGGGACGCTTGACCCGGGCGTCCAGGTGGATGGAGCCGAAGTTTTTGCGGCGGAAGTCTTCGGACAATGGAACGTCATTCACACTCAGGATAATGCCATCATCGGGGTGGTCAATGCGACGGACCGGGAAGCGGCCGTTGCCTTTGTCCTGAGCCTGATTGAAGACCGCCCGGAACAAACCGGCGACGCCGAAGACTATCCCTACTGA
- a CDS encoding DUF362 domain-containing protein: MPRPPVTPEPKGVNRRQFIQHLAKTGLFSGGALATAFLLWERRHFVPGFGEKTGVVLPSFSTGVKKIQTAMAVAHGTDRIQTTRAAVDALGGMKRFIQKGDVVLLKPNVAFDRPPALAATTHPDSLRAVAQMVLEAGAKKVIVADNPINSPAGCFLKSGLKSVADELDLELMYPEQSAFSDLQLEGEILRHWPLFFRPFETADKVIGVAPCKDHNLCNASMSMKNWYGLLGGRRNQFHQHIHSIISDFALMIRPTLIVLDGMQVLMSNGPTGGRLSDVKQVGSVVAGTDMVAIDSYGCTHLLGRDVANLDYLFKAHERGLGNMNWQETAWKEVRA; encoded by the coding sequence ATGCCCCGACCTCCAGTCACTCCCGAGCCCAAAGGCGTCAACCGGCGCCAGTTCATCCAACACCTCGCCAAGACGGGACTTTTTTCCGGTGGGGCGCTGGCCACGGCGTTTCTGCTCTGGGAACGCCGCCACTTCGTTCCCGGATTCGGCGAAAAGACCGGCGTGGTTCTGCCGAGCTTTTCCACCGGGGTGAAGAAGATCCAGACAGCCATGGCGGTGGCCCACGGCACGGACCGGATCCAGACGACCCGGGCTGCGGTCGATGCGCTCGGCGGCATGAAAAGATTCATCCAGAAAGGTGACGTCGTCCTGCTGAAGCCGAACGTCGCCTTCGACCGACCGCCGGCCCTGGCGGCCACCACCCACCCCGACAGTCTCAGGGCCGTTGCGCAGATGGTGCTCGAGGCCGGGGCGAAGAAAGTGATCGTGGCGGACAACCCGATCAACAGCCCGGCGGGTTGCTTCCTCAAAAGCGGGCTCAAATCGGTCGCGGACGAGCTCGACCTCGAGCTCATGTATCCCGAACAGAGCGCGTTTTCCGATCTCCAACTCGAAGGCGAGATCCTGCGCCACTGGCCTCTTTTTTTCCGTCCATTCGAGACGGCCGACAAGGTCATCGGCGTCGCCCCCTGCAAGGACCACAACCTCTGCAACGCGTCGATGTCCATGAAAAACTGGTACGGCCTGCTCGGAGGCCGCCGCAACCAGTTCCACCAGCATATCCACAGCATCATCTCGGATTTCGCCCTGATGATCCGCCCCACCCTCATCGTTCTGGACGGGATGCAGGTCCTGATGAGCAACGGCCCAACCGGCGGCCGCCTCTCCGACGTCAAGCAGGTCGGTTCGGTCGTGGCCGGCACGGACATGGTCGCGATCGACAGCTATGGATGCACCCACCTACTGGGCCGCGACGTGGCAAACCTTGATTACCTGTTCAAGGCGCATGAACGGGGTCTGGGCAATATGAACTGGCAGGAAACCGCATGGAAGGAGGTCCGGGCATGA
- a CDS encoding phytanoyl-CoA dioxygenase family protein: MSTHTPNIYPTLPNRPDADMVARYREDGYLAFLSVLSPEEIQAASNGINELVRKYAFNEELTEHVGGAHGNKMKNGRGTLFKSRTSDFHFQVEGDYEPKPDRLDELADNIRKFQSYTNELPIYDYIANQHPRLRALLGAVLGEDYAPYSSMALCKPAGIGAEKPWHQDLAYFAVNRFDGVAGVWIALDRATVENGCMHVIPGGHRTGPREHYWSKVDCEITTEKVDPGEAVPIELPPGGLMIFDGLLPHETPANRSTLRRRALQFHYRSAATQVVPREEYMKKFTGPDGIFIGCDYSKLETVK; encoded by the coding sequence ATGAGCACCCATACCCCCAATATCTACCCCACCCTGCCGAACCGTCCGGATGCCGACATGGTCGCCCGCTACCGTGAGGACGGTTACCTGGCATTCCTGAGTGTCCTGTCCCCTGAGGAGATCCAGGCGGCATCAAATGGCATCAACGAGTTGGTTCGCAAGTATGCTTTCAACGAGGAACTGACCGAACATGTCGGCGGGGCTCACGGTAACAAAATGAAGAACGGACGGGGTACGCTCTTCAAGTCCCGCACCTCGGATTTTCATTTTCAGGTGGAGGGTGACTACGAGCCGAAACCGGACCGGCTTGACGAACTGGCCGACAATATCCGCAAGTTCCAGTCCTACACCAACGAACTGCCCATTTACGATTATATTGCCAATCAACACCCCAGACTCCGGGCCCTGCTGGGGGCGGTGCTCGGTGAGGATTATGCGCCGTATTCCAGCATGGCCCTGTGCAAACCCGCTGGGATCGGGGCCGAAAAGCCCTGGCATCAGGACCTTGCCTACTTCGCGGTCAATCGCTTTGACGGCGTGGCGGGCGTCTGGATCGCCCTGGATCGGGCGACGGTCGAAAACGGTTGCATGCACGTCATCCCGGGAGGACATCGCACCGGGCCGCGGGAACATTACTGGTCCAAGGTCGACTGTGAGATCACGACGGAGAAGGTGGATCCCGGCGAAGCGGTTCCGATCGAGTTGCCGCCGGGTGGCCTGATGATTTTCGACGGCCTCCTGCCGCATGAGACGCCTGCCAATCGCTCGACCCTGCGCCGCCGTGCCCTGCAATTCCACTACCGCAGTGCCGCCACCCAGGTGGTGCCGCGGGAGGAATACATGAAGAAATTCACGGGGCCCGATGGCATCTTCATCGGATGCGATTATTCGAAACTCGAGACGGTGAAGTAG
- a CDS encoding IS481 family transposase, with amino-acid sequence MDEKLKFVTLARTGRFTLSELCRDHGISRKTGHKYLARYAESGATGLQERSRRPKSSPASTDAAVEALIVKERRGHPSWGPKKLWVILQRDHGIEQPPARSTIGLILKRHGLSQPRGRAPGLYRVACEHLTEPTRPNEVWTVDFKGWFLCGDRQRCDPLTVCDRFSRYVIACHACPNQQYARTRRVFAQMQRYHGLPDIIRVDNGAPFASVAWGGLSRLSVWWIEHGIEVEFLTPSSPQENGSHERMHRDLKAEATRPPSANLSAQQKRFQRWRYEYNHIRPHEALDMLTPADVYRPSARRLGEKVKITYPHDYVVKTVSDSGHISHEGHAYYLGDIFAGCRVGLFINEEEVIQLHYANLHLGNLTLNDGADPFRPAAYITPPHRKPSTPPKSKKRTTRKV; translated from the coding sequence ATGGACGAGAAACTGAAGTTTGTGACCCTGGCTCGGACGGGTCGCTTTACGCTGAGCGAGTTGTGCCGGGACCATGGCATCAGTCGCAAGACCGGGCACAAGTATCTGGCGCGTTACGCCGAGTCGGGTGCGACTGGGCTGCAGGAGCGCAGTCGGCGTCCGAAGAGTTCGCCTGCCTCGACCGACGCGGCGGTGGAGGCGTTGATTGTGAAGGAGAGGCGAGGGCATCCGAGCTGGGGTCCGAAGAAGCTGTGGGTGATCCTGCAACGCGATCACGGCATCGAACAACCGCCGGCGCGCAGCACGATTGGGTTGATCCTCAAGCGGCATGGGTTGAGCCAACCGCGCGGCCGTGCGCCCGGGCTTTACCGGGTCGCCTGCGAGCATCTTACCGAGCCGACCCGGCCCAATGAGGTGTGGACGGTGGACTTCAAGGGATGGTTCCTGTGCGGTGACCGGCAGCGGTGTGATCCGCTTACCGTGTGCGATCGGTTCAGCCGCTACGTGATCGCCTGCCATGCCTGTCCCAACCAGCAGTATGCCCGCACCCGGCGCGTCTTCGCCCAAATGCAGCGCTACCACGGTCTGCCCGATATCATCCGGGTGGACAATGGCGCGCCGTTCGCCTCGGTGGCTTGGGGAGGGCTCTCGCGTTTGAGCGTGTGGTGGATTGAACACGGCATCGAGGTGGAGTTCCTCACCCCGTCCAGCCCTCAGGAAAACGGCTCGCACGAGCGCATGCATCGCGATCTGAAGGCCGAGGCAACTCGTCCGCCTTCGGCCAATCTGAGCGCCCAACAGAAACGCTTCCAGCGCTGGCGATACGAATACAACCATATCCGTCCACACGAGGCACTGGACATGCTCACACCCGCCGATGTCTACCGCCCCAGCGCCCGACGCCTGGGTGAAAAGGTCAAAATCACCTATCCGCACGACTACGTCGTGAAGACGGTCAGCGACTCCGGCCATATCAGCCATGAAGGGCACGCCTATTACCTGGGCGATATCTTTGCCGGCTGCCGCGTCGGGTTGTTTATCAACGAAGAAGAAGTGATACAACTGCACTACGCGAACCTTCATCTGGGCAACCTCACCCTCAACGATGGGGCGGATCCATTCCGGCCTGCGGCCTACATTACTCCGCCCCATCGAAAACCCTCGACTCCCCCCAAATCCAAGAAGAGAACAACAAGGAAAGTGTAA
- a CDS encoding aldo/keto reductase has protein sequence MTSPRHTSRRDFLKSAVVLPAAVAALPATVSGAGGKAPDSPAALPMRRLGAKGPEVTMLNIGGMMSAHNPQYLDLAWNMGIRYFDTADCYIKGKSEQNVGAWVRRYPERRKDVFIVTKDHPHKGPEELLTMIDRRLENLGIDYVDLFFIHGISPREYGEESLQWPKSDRLRKVFDQLKASGKVKYCGFSCHDKLLVDYLNAAAEGGFIDAIMLKYDPLLTKGEPLDRALDACHEAGIGLVAMKEMQAFKKAPVSHPGLEETGLTTHQIVLQTVWSDPRIASICSSIENVQQMEQNTMAARVFKDPVSPGSIKALGQIASLTTAPMCPGCPSCEAWARKTHYAFQDISRYVNYYESDGNLEARGFYRNLGENERTLDGVDLARIRDDCRYGVDYPEIARRSQFYFV, from the coding sequence ATGACAAGCCCACGCCACACTTCCCGTCGTGATTTCCTGAAGTCCGCCGTCGTCCTGCCCGCCGCGGTGGCCGCCCTGCCCGCAACCGTGTCCGGAGCCGGAGGCAAGGCACCGGACAGCCCGGCCGCCCTGCCGATGCGCCGGCTCGGCGCCAAGGGCCCCGAGGTCACCATGCTCAACATCGGCGGCATGATGAGCGCCCACAACCCCCAGTATCTCGACCTGGCCTGGAACATGGGTATCCGTTATTTCGATACCGCAGACTGCTACATCAAGGGAAAATCCGAACAGAACGTGGGCGCCTGGGTCCGGCGCTATCCCGAGCGGCGCAAGGATGTCTTTATCGTGACCAAGGATCACCCGCATAAGGGACCGGAAGAGCTGCTCACCATGATCGATCGCCGTCTCGAGAACCTCGGCATCGACTACGTGGACCTTTTCTTCATCCACGGCATCAGCCCCCGGGAATACGGAGAGGAGTCGCTCCAATGGCCGAAGAGCGACCGGCTGAGGAAAGTCTTTGATCAGCTCAAGGCTTCGGGAAAGGTCAAGTACTGCGGTTTCTCCTGCCACGACAAACTCCTGGTCGATTATCTGAACGCCGCGGCGGAAGGCGGGTTCATCGACGCCATCATGCTCAAGTATGATCCCCTCCTGACCAAGGGAGAGCCCCTCGACCGGGCCCTCGACGCCTGCCATGAAGCCGGGATCGGCCTGGTGGCGATGAAGGAGATGCAGGCCTTCAAGAAGGCGCCGGTCAGCCATCCGGGTCTGGAGGAGACCGGGCTGACCACCCACCAGATTGTGCTCCAGACGGTATGGAGTGATCCGCGGATCGCCTCGATCTGCTCGTCGATTGAGAACGTCCAGCAGATGGAGCAGAACACGATGGCGGCGCGGGTCTTCAAGGATCCGGTCTCACCCGGGTCGATCAAGGCCCTCGGGCAGATCGCCTCGCTCACCACTGCCCCCATGTGTCCCGGTTGTCCCAGCTGCGAAGCCTGGGCCCGGAAGACTCATTATGCGTTCCAGGACATCTCGCGTTATGTGAACTACTACGAGTCGGACGGGAATCTCGAAGCGCGGGGTTTCTACCGCAACCTGGGAGAGAACGAGCGTACACTCGATGGCGTCGATCTTGCCCGGATCCGCGACGATTGCCGCTATGGGGTGGACTACCCCGAGATCGCCCGACGTTCTCAGTTCTACTTCGTGTGA
- a CDS encoding 4Fe-4S dicluster domain-containing protein: MSCDGQNCGCGGKPEESAPETPVTQYIREASRTPSPAPMPRSGLIGRFAGWFIHSVMGDLRITRVRVIAQAFFFLLFLAFVILTDLRYLKGYPVSLFLEIDPLVGFATSLTTWTLYKSLILGLVLLLPTLFLGRFFCNWICPYGTLHQFTRFLFGSRDEQRSIDSNRFRNLQQLKYLILLAMVVAALFGSLQIGLLDPICLFHRSMTTAILPGINLLLPDTFYVKQFYHAGAWLIGLILLFFVGMNVIIPRFFCRAVCPLGAFLGYLSRFSMWRIERDPNRCIDCDACLKNCQGASDPHTQLRKSECFVCFNCIDDCPVDAISFSFMPNRDHEVTGVPLPGRRAALASVLGVAGYAVARASGASDSNFNKMVIRPPGSVEEDGFLERCIKCDQCIRACPTNVLQPTLLEAGLEGIWTPILNMKIGYCELNCTLCGQVCPTGAIQRISIEEKTGRGDFEEQGPVKLGTAFYDHGRCLPWSMETPCVVCEEVCPTSPKAIYSREVTIRRRDGGNITLRRPYVDPALCIGCGICEHECPVKDYAAIRVTAIGETRSPERRLLMDGGDPSNLLNLGTRDR, encoded by the coding sequence ATGAGTTGCGATGGCCAGAACTGCGGCTGTGGCGGGAAGCCGGAGGAAAGCGCGCCGGAGACTCCGGTGACGCAGTATATCCGCGAGGCATCCAGGACGCCTTCACCTGCTCCGATGCCACGGTCGGGATTGATCGGGCGCTTCGCAGGCTGGTTCATCCATTCGGTCATGGGCGACCTGCGGATCACCCGGGTTCGCGTCATCGCCCAGGCGTTTTTTTTCCTGCTTTTCCTGGCCTTCGTCATCCTCACCGACCTGCGTTACCTCAAGGGCTACCCGGTCTCGCTTTTCCTGGAGATCGACCCTCTGGTCGGCTTTGCCACCTCCCTGACCACCTGGACCCTCTACAAGTCGCTTATTCTCGGGCTTGTTCTCCTGCTGCCCACCCTTTTTCTGGGTCGTTTCTTCTGCAACTGGATCTGCCCCTACGGGACTCTCCATCAGTTCACCCGTTTTCTCTTCGGCAGCCGGGATGAGCAGCGGAGCATCGACTCGAACCGCTTCCGCAACCTGCAGCAGCTGAAATACCTCATCCTGCTGGCCATGGTCGTGGCGGCCCTGTTCGGCAGCCTTCAGATCGGACTGCTTGACCCCATCTGCCTCTTTCATCGGTCCATGACCACGGCCATCCTGCCGGGCATCAATCTGCTGCTTCCCGACACCTTTTACGTGAAGCAGTTTTACCACGCGGGTGCGTGGCTGATCGGGCTGATCCTCCTTTTCTTTGTCGGGATGAACGTGATCATCCCGCGGTTCTTCTGCCGTGCCGTCTGCCCACTGGGTGCTTTCCTGGGTTACCTTTCGCGCTTCTCCATGTGGCGGATCGAGCGTGATCCGAACCGCTGCATCGATTGCGACGCCTGCCTGAAGAACTGCCAGGGCGCCAGCGATCCGCATACCCAACTGCGGAAGAGCGAGTGCTTTGTCTGCTTCAACTGCATCGATGACTGCCCGGTCGATGCGATTTCCTTCAGCTTCATGCCGAACCGGGATCATGAAGTCACCGGAGTTCCCCTGCCCGGCCGCCGCGCGGCACTCGCCTCCGTGCTGGGTGTCGCCGGCTACGCGGTCGCCCGGGCCTCCGGTGCCAGCGACTCCAACTTCAATAAGATGGTCATCCGGCCGCCGGGTTCGGTCGAGGAGGACGGCTTCCTGGAACGCTGCATCAAGTGCGACCAATGCATCCGGGCCTGTCCGACCAATGTGCTGCAGCCGACCCTGCTCGAGGCGGGCCTCGAAGGCATCTGGACGCCGATCCTCAACATGAAGATCGGCTATTGCGAACTCAACTGCACCCTCTGCGGCCAGGTCTGCCCGACCGGGGCCATCCAGCGGATATCGATCGAGGAAAAGACCGGCCGGGGAGATTTCGAGGAGCAGGGTCCGGTCAAGCTGGGCACCGCCTTTTACGATCATGGCCGCTGCCTGCCATGGTCGATGGAAACCCCCTGTGTGGTCTGCGAGGAGGTCTGCCCGACTTCGCCCAAGGCGATCTATTCGCGCGAGGTGACCATTCGCAGGCGCGACGGCGGCAACATCACCCTGCGCCGACCCTATGTGGACCCTGCGCTCTGCATCGGCTGCGGAATCTGCGAACACGAATGCCCGGTCAAGGACTATGCCGCGATCCGCGTGACCGCCATCGGCGAGACACGTTCGCCGGAGCGGCGTTTGCTCATGGACGGGGGCGATCCGTCCAACCTGCTCAATCTCGGCACCCGTGATCGATGA
- a CDS encoding sulfatase-like hydrolase/transferase gives MNFILSLRRFLTLSYLGILLSGILPAGEQKRPNIMWIVGEDAAPDIGCYGQTVIQTPNLDRMASQGVRFAKAFATGPVCSPSRSALITGMYQTTLGAQNHRSQQTVVKGGGNTFYYGSYELPDSIQLVPALFQEAGYFTSLGAGPDCSELGKTDYNFIFDPSVYDGADWRLCPSDRPFFAQIMLQGGKEWSQVELKTDPTRVELSPDHPDHPVVRKRWAAYLDSWVRMDNQVGRILDDLEEAGVADDTIVFFLTDHGPVHARGKRFLYDQGIRIPLLVRLDQGRSAGSVRDDLVLHIDVAASSLGLAGIPVPSFMDGRNLFGPDYEPRSSVFCARDRCDETVDIIRCIRTDRFKYIRNFMSFRSHMQPNEAMDHQDILITMREMDRSGQFTELQGRIFNPVRPVEELYDLQVDPHETVNLADDEEFAGTLQAFRGELYAWMEESGDLGLIPEPILEDLGRDYGNKAFILGARENQDLVSQLIDVIEDGEKGRRDELLTALESPRPSVCYWAATWLGLVGNVDCVDELKARVTDPDPTVRIAVALALHQLGEAVDAAELLAEEIRNYNLLVGLYAIRALESMGEAAQPAHSAIIEARSHPYEYVRRIANRLSMD, from the coding sequence ATGAACTTCATCTTGAGTCTCCGTCGTTTCCTGACCTTGTCATACTTGGGGATCCTTCTTTCCGGTATTCTGCCCGCCGGGGAACAGAAACGTCCGAACATCATGTGGATCGTCGGCGAGGATGCGGCTCCGGACATTGGCTGCTATGGCCAAACGGTCATCCAGACGCCCAACCTCGATCGGATGGCATCGCAGGGCGTGCGATTCGCCAAAGCATTCGCCACGGGTCCGGTCTGTTCTCCAAGTCGCTCGGCGCTGATCACTGGAATGTATCAGACCACCTTGGGCGCGCAGAATCACCGGAGCCAGCAGACCGTGGTCAAGGGGGGCGGGAATACCTTCTATTACGGCAGCTATGAGTTGCCGGATTCGATCCAGCTGGTCCCCGCACTCTTCCAGGAGGCCGGGTATTTCACCAGCCTGGGTGCCGGCCCCGATTGCAGCGAACTGGGAAAAACCGACTACAACTTCATCTTTGATCCGTCCGTCTACGATGGCGCCGACTGGCGACTCTGCCCGTCCGACCGTCCCTTCTTCGCCCAGATCATGTTGCAGGGGGGAAAGGAGTGGAGCCAGGTCGAGCTGAAGACGGATCCGACCAGGGTTGAACTGTCACCCGACCATCCCGACCATCCGGTCGTGCGCAAGCGTTGGGCGGCCTATCTTGATTCCTGGGTGAGGATGGATAATCAGGTTGGCCGGATTCTCGATGATCTGGAAGAGGCTGGCGTGGCGGACGATACGATTGTATTCTTTCTCACGGATCACGGCCCGGTCCATGCGCGTGGAAAACGGTTCCTCTATGATCAAGGTATCCGGATTCCGCTTCTTGTCCGGCTTGACCAGGGCCGCTCTGCCGGCAGCGTCAGGGACGACCTCGTCCTGCATATCGATGTCGCTGCGTCCTCACTTGGCCTGGCGGGGATCCCGGTGCCATCCTTCATGGACGGCCGGAACCTCTTCGGGCCCGACTATGAGCCACGAAGCAGCGTCTTCTGCGCTCGTGACCGCTGTGACGAGACCGTCGATATCATCCGATGTATCCGGACGGATCGCTTCAAGTATATCCGCAACTTCATGTCCTTCCGTTCACATATGCAGCCGAACGAGGCGATGGATCACCAGGACATCCTGATCACCATGCGCGAGATGGATCGTTCGGGTCAATTCACGGAATTGCAGGGCAGGATCTTCAACCCCGTCCGTCCGGTCGAGGAACTCTATGATCTGCAGGTGGATCCCCATGAAACAGTCAACCTGGCCGATGACGAGGAATTCGCAGGGACGCTTCAGGCGTTCCGCGGGGAGCTCTACGCCTGGATGGAGGAGTCCGGGGATCTGGGACTTATCCCGGAACCGATTCTGGAAGATCTTGGCCGGGACTACGGAAACAAGGCATTCATTCTCGGAGCCCGGGAAAATCAGGACCTGGTAAGCCAGTTGATCGACGTGATTGAGGACGGTGAGAAGGGTAGGCGGGACGAACTGTTGACCGCTCTTGAATCACCGCGGCCGTCAGTCTGTTATTGGGCCGCGACCTGGCTTGGACTTGTTGGAAACGTCGACTGCGTCGATGAACTGAAGGCAAGGGTCACAGATCCGGACCCGACCGTCCGCATTGCCGTGGCATTGGCTTTGCACCAGTTGGGTGAAGCTGTTGACGCGGCGGAGTTGCTGGCGGAGGAGATCCGCAACTACAATCTCCTGGTGGGACTCTATGCCATTCGAGCGCTGGAGTCGATGGGCGAGGCCGCGCAACCGGCCCACAGTGCAATCATTGAGGCGAGAAGCCACCCGTACGAATACGTTCGCCGAATCGCCAACCGGCTGTCGATGGATTGA
- a CDS encoding glycoside hydrolase family 44 protein, which translates to MTHKRILFLSFLFLAALQARAEVLFYVNLSGPQTPISPLVYGLNDWSRNATSESTGFTLERMGGNRMTGYNWENNFSNAGSDYIHHSDNLLVNDRSAVDQARPGEAVMLSVNHARGGNRPSLITLQLAGYVAADGAGTVSEAQTAPGDRWKSVRITKGGPLMLQPDLADDFVYLDEEVNFLVHTYGTASEGGVFAYSLDNEPALWPHTHPRIHPQTPTVKEIVDIGADCAAMVKELDPDALIFGPALYGWGAFEDFQSAPDWSTFSDTYDWFISAYLGEMNQRSVAAGRRLLDVLDIHYYPEASVVSGTDGSGGDVYTRVTDHQSDFEPLTQARLQAPRSLWDPGYTEESWITQWRTQGPIQLLPRVFGSINTHYPDTGLSISEYDFGGRQNYSGGLAQADVLGIFGSYGVFAACYWGEVDGFIIPAFQLFRDYDGNGGTFGDISVPAVGPDAAAYSIYASIDRTSQTVHLVLINKTQQAEKAVIDFDDETLLFAGMRAYGFSEATGPEMTAFNISEESLGGRFTVDLPARSAVHYVLEPPAFKPGHVEMKVNGSRDGVDFVFRPDCGSGYLLEKSQNLVVWDDLAFIIAGDGQVHLIREFASRTSRQFWRLSPND; encoded by the coding sequence ATGACTCACAAAAGAATCCTGTTTCTGAGTTTCCTTTTTCTGGCGGCACTGCAGGCCCGGGCGGAGGTCTTGTTCTACGTCAACCTGTCAGGTCCCCAGACCCCGATCAGTCCGCTGGTCTACGGCCTGAATGACTGGTCACGCAACGCCACCTCGGAGTCGACCGGCTTCACCCTCGAGCGGATGGGAGGAAATCGGATGACAGGCTACAATTGGGAGAACAACTTTTCCAATGCCGGAAGTGACTATATCCATCACAGCGACAACCTCCTGGTCAATGACCGGAGCGCGGTTGATCAGGCCAGACCCGGTGAGGCCGTCATGCTGAGCGTCAATCACGCTCGGGGGGGGAATCGGCCCAGTCTCATCACGCTCCAACTGGCCGGCTATGTGGCGGCGGATGGAGCCGGAACGGTCAGCGAGGCCCAGACAGCTCCAGGCGACCGGTGGAAATCGGTGCGCATCACCAAAGGCGGTCCCTTGATGCTTCAACCGGACCTGGCCGACGATTTCGTTTACCTGGATGAGGAGGTGAATTTCCTGGTGCACACCTACGGTACGGCATCCGAAGGCGGCGTCTTCGCCTACAGTCTGGACAACGAACCCGCCCTCTGGCCGCACACGCATCCACGGATTCACCCTCAGACGCCGACGGTGAAGGAGATCGTCGACATCGGCGCGGATTGTGCGGCCATGGTGAAGGAACTTGATCCGGACGCCCTGATCTTCGGTCCGGCGCTCTATGGTTGGGGGGCTTTCGAAGATTTTCAGTCCGCTCCGGACTGGTCCACATTCAGCGATACCTACGACTGGTTCATCAGTGCCTACCTTGGTGAAATGAACCAGCGATCGGTCGCCGCCGGCCGCCGGCTTCTCGACGTCCTCGATATCCACTATTACCCGGAAGCCTCCGTGGTGAGCGGAACCGACGGGAGTGGAGGCGACGTCTACACTCGCGTGACCGATCATCAGAGCGATTTTGAGCCGCTGACTCAGGCGCGACTGCAGGCTCCGCGCTCACTCTGGGATCCCGGTTACACCGAGGAAAGCTGGATTACTCAATGGCGGACACAGGGACCCATTCAGTTGCTTCCTCGGGTGTTTGGTTCGATCAACACCCATTATCCCGATACGGGGCTCAGCATTTCGGAATACGATTTCGGCGGCAGGCAGAACTACAGCGGTGGTCTGGCCCAGGCCGACGTTCTTGGCATTTTCGGCAGCTACGGCGTTTTTGCGGCCTGTTATTGGGGCGAAGTCGATGGCTTCATCATCCCGGCTTTCCAACTCTTCCGCGACTACGACGGGAATGGAGGCACTTTCGGTGACATCAGCGTGCCGGCTGTCGGTCCGGACGCCGCGGCCTACTCCATCTACGCTTCAATCGATCGCACCAGTCAGACCGTTCACCTTGTTCTGATCAACAAGACCCAACAGGCCGAGAAAGCCGTCATCGATTTCGACGATGAGACCCTGCTTTTCGCGGGGATGCGGGCCTATGGCTTCAGTGAGGCCACCGGGCCCGAAATGACGGCGTTCAATATATCGGAAGAATCGCTGGGCGGACGTTTCACCGTGGACCTGCCGGCGCGATCGGCCGTTCACTATGTTCTTGAACCCCCTGCCTTCAAGCCGGGTCACGTCGAAATGAAAGTCAACGGGAGCCGGGATGGAGTGGACTTCGTCTTTCGCCCGGACTGCGGCAGTGGCTACCTGCTCGAAAAGAGCCAGAATCTGGTCGTTTGGGATGACTTGGCATTCATCATCGCCGGCGATGGCCAGGTCCACCTGATCCGTGAGTTCGCCTCCCGGACCAGCCGGCAATTCTGGCGTCTGAGCCCGAACGACTGA